One window of the Salvia splendens isolate huo1 chromosome 1, SspV2, whole genome shotgun sequence genome contains the following:
- the LOC121795125 gene encoding transmembrane emp24 domain-containing protein p24delta4-like, translating to MKLGEARWLWTLLIAAAATVPATSGLWLDLPTSGQKCISEELHNNAVVLADYYAFIGEDYDVNATLAPTITVRVTSPYGNEIHHKEKVAHGQFAFTATEAGNYMACFSLDGDQGGKKVTVGIDWKTGIAAKDWDTVARKEKIEGLELELKKLEEAVESIHNNLYHLVNREEEMREVSESTNARVAWFSLMALAICIVTSTLQILYLRRYFRKKKLI from the exons ATGAAGTTAGGGGAAGCGCGCTGGCTGTGGACGCTGCTCatagcggcggcggcgacggttcCAGCGACAAGTGGATTGTGGTTGGACTTGCCGACCTCGGGACAGAAATGCATCTCCGAGGAGTTGCACAACAACGCCGTTGTTTTGGCTGATTACTACGCCTTCATCGGAGAGGACTACGATGTCAATGCTACCTTGGCTCCGACCATCACCGTTAGG GTTACATCACCATATGGAAACGAGATCCATCACAAGGAGAAAGTCGCTCACGGTCAGTTTGCCTTTACGGCAACTGAGGCTGGGAACTACATGGCATGCTTTTCACTTGATGGTGATCAAGGAGGTAAAAAGGTGACAGTTGGTATTGACTGGAAAACTGGAATTGCTGCAAAAGATTGGGATACGGTTGCAAGAAAGGAAAAGATTGAG GGGCTTGAACTTGAGTTGAAAAAACTAGAAGAAGCAGTGGAAAGTATCCATAATAATTTGTATCATCTGGTAAACAG GGAAGAGGAGATGAGAGAGGTTAGCGAGAGCACTAATGCTAGAGTTGCGTGGTTTAGTTTGATGGCCCTCGCCATCTGCATCGTGACTTCGACTCTCCAGATCTTGTATTTAAGGCGATATTTCAGGAAGAAGAAGCTCATCTAG
- the LOC121798493 gene encoding ethylene-responsive transcription factor ERF014-like, which translates to MVKTETKLSTSSSSSSSSSSSSLSSSSSRKNPIPQCKKKFKGVRMRSWGSWVSEIRAPNQKTRIWLGSYSTAEAAARAYDAALLCLKGSSANLNFPSSSNNLINTTDQNMSPKSIQRVAAAAANAEVLEGFRNPSPPSPSSASSSSPSRIEDDRISAAAPYEVQMEEPSMAAWYNFDSPKYNEMLNGVFFDPLMMEDYSYEDGDIPLWSFC; encoded by the coding sequence ATGGTGAAGACAGAAACCAAGCTttcaacatcatcatcttcttcttcttcttcttcttcatcgtcGTTGTCGTCGTCATCATCGCGGAAAAACCCAATCCCCCAATGCAAGAAGAAATTCAAGGGAGTGAGGATGAGAAGCTGGGGATCATGGGTTTCCGAGATCAGAGCGCCCAATCAGAAAACGAGGATTTGGCTCGGCTCCTACTCcacggcggaggcggcggcacGTGCATACGACGCCGCCCTTCTATGCCTCAAAGGCTCATCCGCCAATCTCAACTTCCCCTCATCTTCCAATAATCTCATCAACACCACCGATCAAAACATGTCGCCCAAATCCATCCAGAGAgtcgccgccgctgcagccaaTGCGGAGGTTCTAGAAGGCTTTAGAAACCCTAGCCCTCCATCTCCGAGCTCGGCGTCGTCTTCGTCTCCGAGCCGGATCGAAGACGACCGGATTTCGGCGGCGGCGCCGTATGAGGTCCAGATGGAGGAGCCGAGCATGGCGGCGTGGTACAACTTTGATTCCCCTAAGTACAATGAGATGCTTAATGGGGTGTTTTTTGATCCTTTGATGATGGAGGATTATTCCTATGAAGATGGAGATATTCCTCTCTGGAGCTTCTGTTGA